One window of the Stigmatella aurantiaca genome contains the following:
- a CDS encoding FIST signal transduction protein → MAQVKMQTARTTLKEPAAAAEDLFKQLGGVVPKLVMMYASRERDQVALNRAVRERLPKGCRLVGATTGGELDNTGIYYGTVVLGALWGDFDVGVGLGTGLTNDAVSAGGAAIKRACEELGVRQGDLDPRKYVGLVIDDGFRYKKEELLLGILEKNQTLVLVGGGASDDNRDPAKQSAVLHVDGEVATDSVLVALFRTNAPWGALRSHWYIPTNERMTITKVDETHTRALEIDNKPAALRYAEMLGVEPTDLEFGTPKGFAVRPTALKVGREYFIRTPWKPILEDNSILFANLLEEGSELELMKLGDMAGMTKQFFAEELPRRVPNPQAALLFHCGGRMWYAHATGKVPELAETLRFAPTAAGMNVQFEIYSGFHINTTLTVLAFGSN, encoded by the coding sequence ATGGCGCAAGTGAAGATGCAGACGGCTCGAACCACGTTGAAGGAGCCGGCCGCTGCCGCGGAGGACCTGTTCAAACAGCTGGGGGGTGTCGTCCCCAAGCTGGTGATGATGTACGCCTCGCGCGAGCGGGACCAGGTGGCCCTCAACCGCGCGGTGCGCGAGCGGCTGCCCAAGGGCTGCCGCCTGGTGGGCGCCACCACCGGCGGCGAGCTGGACAACACCGGCATCTACTACGGCACCGTGGTGCTCGGCGCGCTCTGGGGCGACTTCGACGTGGGCGTCGGCCTGGGCACCGGCCTCACCAATGACGCGGTGTCCGCCGGCGGCGCCGCCATCAAGCGCGCGTGCGAGGAGCTGGGCGTGCGCCAGGGCGACCTGGATCCGCGCAAGTACGTGGGCCTCGTGATTGACGACGGCTTCCGCTACAAGAAGGAAGAGCTGCTGCTGGGCATCCTCGAGAAGAACCAGACGCTGGTGCTCGTGGGCGGCGGCGCCAGCGACGACAACCGCGACCCGGCCAAGCAGTCCGCCGTGCTGCACGTGGACGGCGAGGTGGCCACCGACTCGGTGCTCGTGGCCCTCTTCCGCACCAACGCCCCGTGGGGCGCGCTGCGCTCGCACTGGTACATCCCCACCAACGAGCGGATGACCATCACCAAGGTGGACGAGACGCACACGCGCGCGCTCGAAATCGACAACAAGCCCGCGGCGCTGCGCTACGCCGAGATGCTCGGCGTGGAGCCGACCGACCTGGAGTTCGGCACCCCGAAGGGCTTTGCCGTGCGCCCCACCGCCCTCAAGGTCGGCCGCGAGTACTTCATCCGCACCCCGTGGAAGCCCATCCTCGAGGACAACTCCATCCTCTTCGCCAACCTGCTGGAGGAGGGCAGCGAGCTGGAACTGATGAAGTTGGGTGACATGGCCGGGATGACCAAGCAGTTCTTCGCCGAGGAATTGCCGCGCCGCGTCCCCAACCCCCAGGCCGCCCTCCTGTTCCACTGCGGTGGGCGGATGTGGTACGCGCACGCCACAGGTAAGGTCCCCGAGCTGGCCGAGACCTTGCGCTTCGCCCCCACGGCGGCTGGAATGAATGTGCAATTCGAGATCTACTCCGGGTTCCACATCAACACCACGCTGACCGTCTTGGCGTTCGGATCCAATTAA
- a CDS encoding GAF domain-containing sensor histidine kinase, protein MRRRNFMPRAGIGLSALALSGLLPLTALALALLSLPSTYADALPLTFVPGLLLLGSLLVLNGTAPRLALSTSSASPHRVERVEALFTAAGRILPSVQSPELLARALARLCVPEAADACLLFLSGEEGTPKTVASAHACAELEPRLEEFARLLASHREGRIARALTTGQGQRFDQGALERLCRETPEGQFLRAFSVRSCLALPLTVGPQVLGVLVLMSIRDRRSYSAVDQAFMEALAGRAALTLDNLRLKAEAQRTLEFIGVAAHDLGNPLCALQLRLRRLRALAGTPEGKRPEGKLQEGLTHAEQETRRLGQLVHNLLDLSQVDSGALRLEKEPLNLSALAQQLAERHADQAQASGCTLTVHAGPSTPGPWDRLRLERVVTNLLSNAFKFGRGAPVVLSVHDEPGHTLLKVKDHGIGIAPEAQQRIFGRFERAPSAERQAGVGLGLYIVRQLVHAHGGTIRVSSQPGQGTEFTVRLPHSPAST, encoded by the coding sequence ATGCGCCGCCGGAACTTCATGCCACGTGCAGGGATTGGACTGTCCGCCCTTGCCCTGTCCGGGCTGCTGCCCCTCACCGCGCTGGCGCTGGCCCTGCTCTCGCTGCCCAGCACGTACGCCGACGCCCTGCCGCTCACGTTCGTCCCCGGCCTGCTGCTCCTCGGCAGCCTCCTCGTCCTCAACGGCACCGCCCCGCGCCTGGCCCTGTCCACCTCCAGCGCCTCGCCCCACCGCGTGGAGCGCGTCGAGGCCCTCTTCACCGCCGCCGGCCGCATCCTCCCCTCGGTCCAGTCCCCCGAGCTGCTCGCGCGCGCCCTGGCCCGCCTCTGCGTGCCCGAGGCCGCCGATGCCTGCCTCTTGTTCCTCTCCGGCGAGGAGGGCACCCCGAAGACCGTGGCCTCCGCGCACGCCTGCGCCGAGCTGGAGCCGCGCCTGGAGGAGTTCGCGCGCCTGCTGGCCTCGCACCGCGAGGGCCGCATCGCCCGCGCGCTCACCACCGGCCAGGGCCAGCGCTTCGACCAAGGCGCCCTGGAGCGCCTGTGCCGCGAGACGCCCGAGGGCCAGTTCCTCCGCGCCTTCTCCGTGCGCTCCTGCCTCGCCCTCCCCCTCACCGTGGGCCCCCAGGTGCTCGGCGTCCTCGTGCTGATGTCCATCCGCGACCGGCGCAGCTACAGCGCCGTGGATCAAGCCTTCATGGAGGCCCTCGCGGGCCGCGCCGCCCTCACCCTGGACAACCTGCGCCTGAAGGCCGAGGCCCAGCGCACCCTGGAGTTCATCGGCGTCGCGGCGCACGACCTGGGCAACCCGCTGTGCGCGCTCCAGCTGCGGCTGCGGCGGCTGCGCGCCCTGGCGGGCACCCCCGAAGGCAAGCGCCCCGAAGGCAAGCTCCAGGAAGGGCTCACCCACGCCGAGCAGGAGACGCGGCGGCTGGGGCAACTCGTGCACAACCTGCTGGACCTGTCCCAGGTGGACAGCGGCGCGCTCCGCCTGGAGAAGGAGCCCTTGAATCTCTCCGCCCTGGCCCAGCAGCTCGCGGAGCGCCACGCGGACCAGGCCCAGGCCAGCGGGTGCACGCTCACCGTGCACGCGGGGCCCAGCACCCCGGGGCCCTGGGACCGGCTGCGCCTGGAGCGCGTGGTGACCAACCTGCTCAGCAACGCCTTCAAGTTCGGCCGCGGCGCCCCCGTGGTGCTGAGCGTCCACGACGAGCCCGGCCATACCCTCTTGAAGGTGAAGGACCACGGCATCGGCATTGCCCCCGAGGCCCAGCAGCGCATCTTCGGCCGCTTCGAGCGCGCCCCCAGCGCCGAGCGCCAGGCGGGCGTGGGGCTTGGCCTCTACATCGTCCGCCAGCTCGTCCACGCCCACGGCGGCACCATCCGCGTCTCCAGCCAGCCCGGCCAGGGCACCGAGTTCACCGTCCGCCTGCCCCACTCCCCGGCTTCCACGTAA
- a CDS encoding response regulator has protein sequence MSSSSVQAEGSTPRILLLTSDRETEQIQNALNASSLKVQVERVVTPEALLPSFSRPWALAVMGSESPLTLAHLQQARRDASVYFPFVVLAKKWSDEAFQAAIQAGASDFLTEEQLGRLAMIIQRELRPTTSFADEKHLPIDTILDNLPFIVFVKDAKDLRLKMVNRTFAERFKTTKQWLLGKLDHDYFPPEQATAFMADDREVITNKKMKTFDEVARVVDTDRLFATRKVPITNAQGEVLYVMGVTEDVSERRKSEETLRNSKAELEAANLKLAESLEELKRSRAVSARSLASYQQRALQMEIIRQQNEDLDRLATDLAISKRNEEERAREAEGAARLKSEFLANFSHEIRTPLNGIIGYCDLLMREEGSRLTAHGRRDLNVVKTNAKTLLALINDILDLSKIEAGRVEVVVERVDAQELGEECLATVREYVKGRDVELTLHVEERARYLNTDALKMRQVMLNLLSNAAKFTESGEVSLGMRAEGNEFVMTVEDTGVGMPADQLPYIFEKFRQVDGSTTRKVGGTGLGLAIVRELSKVLGGNVTVSSVLGRGSTFTVRLAGVLEGEMQGAPAPELEKMVSVEDVAAQLAPLAAGSTVLVVDDDPLMQQLVSGQLEPAGFKVVPADDGVNALRLAREVKPQAIILDIHLPKLDGWSVLSQLKSEPSLSGIPVILVSVEEQRARGYSLGACEYLVKPVEPDHLVDVVTRTLGTAALASGEVLVVDDDASTRELVSRSLRRAGFSTSEAHSGEDALLKARVSPPVLVVLDLMMPNLDGFEVLRRLRSDKLNMPVVVLTGKTLSAQEQATLRDGFIAFVRKGGHALEDVIGQAKTLLLQQRAASPSRIPRILYVEDNPQNRDIVRRYLGGTYELLEAEDGEHGLERVQRETPDLVLMDLSLPRVDGWEATRRLRALPAAISKVPVIAVTAHAGREYQDKAMAAGCDAYLTKPLDREQLLDTIRKHLGKPHA, from the coding sequence ATGAGCTCCTCCTCCGTGCAGGCCGAAGGATCGACCCCTCGCATTCTGCTGCTCACCAGCGATCGCGAGACCGAACAGATTCAGAACGCGTTGAACGCCTCCTCCCTCAAGGTCCAGGTGGAGCGCGTCGTCACGCCCGAGGCGCTCCTGCCGTCCTTCTCGCGCCCCTGGGCGCTGGCGGTGATGGGCTCGGAGTCCCCGCTCACCCTCGCGCATCTGCAGCAGGCCCGCCGGGACGCGAGCGTCTACTTCCCCTTCGTGGTGCTGGCCAAGAAGTGGAGTGACGAGGCCTTCCAGGCCGCCATCCAGGCCGGGGCCTCGGACTTCCTGACGGAGGAACAGCTCGGCCGGCTCGCGATGATTATCCAGCGCGAGCTGCGCCCCACCACGTCGTTCGCCGATGAGAAGCACCTGCCCATCGACACCATCCTCGACAACCTGCCCTTCATCGTCTTCGTGAAGGACGCGAAGGACCTGCGGTTGAAGATGGTGAACCGCACCTTCGCCGAGCGCTTCAAGACGACCAAGCAGTGGCTGCTGGGCAAGCTCGACCACGACTACTTCCCGCCGGAGCAGGCCACCGCCTTCATGGCGGATGACCGGGAGGTCATCACCAACAAGAAGATGAAGACGTTCGACGAGGTGGCCCGCGTCGTCGACACGGACCGCCTGTTCGCCACGCGCAAGGTGCCCATCACCAACGCGCAGGGCGAGGTGCTCTACGTCATGGGCGTGACGGAGGACGTCTCCGAGCGCCGCAAGAGCGAGGAGACGCTGCGCAACTCCAAGGCGGAGCTGGAGGCCGCCAACCTCAAGCTCGCCGAGAGCCTCGAGGAGCTGAAGCGCTCGCGCGCCGTGTCCGCGCGCTCGCTGGCCAGCTACCAGCAGCGCGCGCTGCAGATGGAGATCATCCGTCAGCAGAACGAGGACCTGGACCGGCTCGCCACGGACCTGGCCATCTCCAAGCGCAACGAGGAGGAGCGGGCCCGCGAGGCGGAAGGGGCCGCGCGGCTCAAGAGCGAGTTCCTGGCCAACTTCAGCCACGAAATCCGCACGCCGCTCAACGGCATCATCGGCTACTGCGACCTGCTCATGCGCGAGGAGGGCAGCCGCCTCACCGCGCACGGCCGCCGCGACCTGAACGTCGTCAAGACGAACGCGAAGACGCTGCTCGCCCTCATCAACGACATCCTCGACCTGTCCAAGATTGAAGCGGGCCGCGTGGAAGTCGTCGTCGAGCGCGTGGACGCGCAGGAGCTGGGCGAGGAGTGCCTCGCCACGGTGCGCGAGTACGTGAAGGGCCGCGACGTGGAGCTCACGCTGCATGTGGAGGAGCGCGCGCGCTACCTCAACACGGACGCGCTGAAGATGCGGCAGGTGATGCTCAACCTCTTGAGCAACGCCGCGAAGTTCACCGAGTCCGGCGAGGTGTCCCTGGGCATGCGCGCCGAGGGCAACGAGTTCGTGATGACGGTGGAGGACACCGGCGTGGGCATGCCGGCCGACCAGCTGCCGTACATCTTCGAGAAGTTCCGCCAGGTGGACGGCTCCACCACGCGGAAAGTGGGCGGCACGGGCCTGGGCCTGGCCATCGTGCGCGAGCTGAGCAAGGTGCTCGGCGGCAACGTGACGGTGTCCAGCGTGCTGGGCCGCGGCTCCACCTTCACGGTGCGGCTGGCCGGGGTGCTGGAGGGCGAGATGCAGGGCGCGCCCGCCCCCGAGCTGGAGAAGATGGTGTCCGTGGAGGACGTGGCGGCGCAGCTGGCGCCCCTGGCCGCGGGCAGCACCGTGCTGGTGGTGGACGATGATCCGCTCATGCAGCAGCTCGTCTCGGGCCAGCTGGAGCCCGCGGGCTTCAAGGTGGTGCCGGCCGATGACGGCGTGAACGCGCTGCGCCTGGCGCGCGAGGTGAAGCCCCAGGCCATCATCCTGGACATCCACCTGCCCAAGCTCGACGGCTGGAGCGTGCTCAGCCAGCTCAAGAGCGAGCCCTCGCTGTCGGGCATCCCCGTCATCCTCGTGTCCGTGGAGGAGCAGCGCGCGCGCGGCTACTCCCTGGGCGCGTGTGAGTACCTCGTCAAGCCCGTGGAGCCCGACCACCTGGTGGACGTGGTGACGCGCACCCTGGGCACCGCGGCCCTGGCCAGCGGCGAGGTGCTGGTGGTGGACGACGACGCCAGCACGCGCGAGCTCGTCAGCCGCAGCCTGCGCCGCGCGGGCTTCTCCACCAGCGAGGCCCACAGCGGCGAGGACGCGCTGCTCAAGGCGCGCGTGTCGCCGCCGGTGCTCGTGGTGCTCGACCTGATGATGCCCAACCTCGACGGCTTCGAGGTGCTGCGCCGCCTGCGCTCGGACAAGCTGAACATGCCGGTGGTGGTGCTCACCGGCAAGACGCTGTCCGCCCAGGAGCAGGCCACCCTGCGCGACGGCTTCATCGCCTTCGTGCGCAAGGGCGGCCACGCGCTCGAGGACGTCATCGGCCAGGCCAAGACGCTGCTGCTCCAGCAGCGCGCCGCCTCCCCGTCCCGCATCCCGCGCATCCTCTACGTGGAGGACAACCCCCAGAACCGCGACATCGTCCGGCGCTACCTCGGCGGCACCTACGAGCTGCTCGAGGCGGAGGACGGCGAGCACGGCCTGGAGCGCGTGCAGCGCGAGACGCCGGACCTGGTCCTCATGGACCTGTCCTTGCCCCGCGTGGACGGCTGGGAGGCCACCCGGCGCCTGCGGGCGCTGCCCGCGGCCATCTCCAAGGTGCCCGTCATCGCCGTCACGGCCCACGCCGGCCGCGAGTACCAGGACAAGGCCATGGCGGCCGGCTGCGACGCCTACCTGACCAAGCCCCTGGATCGCGAGCAGCTGCTCGACACCATCCGGAAGCACCTGGGGAAGCCCCATGCCTGA
- a CDS encoding helicase-related protein, whose amino-acid sequence MSLVEGLKVRYLPQPEWGVGHLAALMEEGAKAVIFFPSREDAPVLVSTKGGALVSYALPAGEPIVTAKGREATVVNEEPGARGLRRYVIRYTDTGEEDEMPESELRALPPRSDLLSTLREGRVGDAKAFTLRKQALVLDDERRCDALGALLASRVMVKPHQVGVVQRVLSARRPRFVLADEVGLGKTIEAGMVFSALRLAGLARRVLVVAPSHLTVQWLVELFHKFNQLFTLMDSDRYAQSLKEQPDVSPWERFPLVVTSLELLSRTEEHRRAVAEDEAFWDLVIIDEAHHLKGEKAFEAAQGLAENSWGLLLLTATPMQLDPAEYHGLLTLIDAATAPTVKGFEERLARQEELSGAVRALLEGGEPAAAVKALAKRFPGDAKLQGLKEREALLEHLAETYSLSERLVRNRRAVVGGFSTRRLHRHPVQLSAEELKTRDAALAALAGSSLRGAPLANVLRRLESSSAAFAGAVGANPVLKAANLKLPVRDAKLTAFLGVLRGVWAQERDAKVLVFTESRDTLEALQAELGREGIEALGYHGDLPLVERDRQVARFRDPEGPLVLLCTEVGGEGRNFQFAHHLVHYDLPWSPATVEQRIGRLDRIGQSKPVEIHVFEPAGTLASDVLMMLADAVGVFGETVGGLDAVLEEVEPRLSELALLPREARVAYAAELKAKVEAARAQVKRAYDPLLDLRSFDKPAVERLVARAQARMGIEEDEDEETGALEDGLWGVARDLDERLEETVTELAKRVGIRVDTDDEVDAFQCAFHFGHALNVEGLPGLDVMEDRTVLGTFWRDTAVEAEELEYFATGHSLVEALFGFLRDGPYGRSGFRFIEKRGTLKAKGLEFLYHVQLPEPEDTSPGARVPSRQIARFLERTLLHVAVAEGQGGPKAEPGLLSSLEADGKALKGDEVARAFPGFSLFVEAAVPVAKKAAEAELGKLAAKAKKAIEAERDAALSRMKLSLGHQGLSDEAVQEQLDAESLHYDRLLRALSGAKVTLDSACGFVINR is encoded by the coding sequence ATGTCTCTCGTCGAAGGTCTCAAGGTCCGCTACCTCCCCCAGCCCGAGTGGGGCGTGGGGCATCTCGCCGCGCTGATGGAGGAGGGCGCCAAGGCGGTCATCTTCTTCCCGTCGCGGGAGGACGCGCCGGTGCTCGTGTCCACCAAGGGCGGGGCCCTGGTGTCCTATGCGCTGCCCGCCGGAGAGCCCATCGTCACCGCGAAGGGGCGCGAGGCCACCGTGGTGAACGAGGAGCCAGGCGCCCGGGGGCTGCGCCGCTACGTCATCCGCTACACGGACACGGGCGAGGAGGACGAGATGCCCGAGTCCGAGCTGCGCGCCCTGCCGCCGCGCTCGGACCTGCTCAGCACCCTGCGCGAGGGCCGGGTGGGGGATGCCAAGGCCTTCACGCTGCGCAAGCAGGCGCTCGTGCTGGACGACGAGCGGCGCTGTGACGCGCTCGGCGCGCTGCTGGCCAGCCGGGTCATGGTGAAGCCGCACCAGGTGGGCGTGGTGCAGCGCGTGCTGTCGGCGCGGCGCCCGCGCTTCGTGCTCGCCGACGAGGTGGGCCTGGGCAAGACCATCGAGGCGGGCATGGTGTTCAGCGCGCTGCGGCTCGCGGGGCTGGCCCGCCGGGTGCTGGTGGTGGCCCCCAGCCACCTCACGGTGCAGTGGCTGGTGGAGCTGTTCCACAAGTTCAACCAGCTCTTCACGCTGATGGACTCGGACCGGTACGCCCAGTCCTTGAAGGAGCAGCCGGACGTCTCCCCCTGGGAGCGCTTCCCGCTGGTGGTGACGAGCCTGGAGCTGCTCTCGCGCACCGAGGAGCACCGGCGCGCGGTGGCCGAGGACGAGGCGTTCTGGGACCTGGTCATCATCGACGAGGCGCACCACCTCAAGGGCGAGAAGGCCTTCGAGGCGGCCCAGGGGCTGGCGGAGAACAGCTGGGGGCTCCTGCTCCTCACGGCGACGCCCATGCAGTTGGACCCCGCCGAGTACCACGGGCTGCTCACCCTCATCGACGCGGCCACGGCGCCCACGGTGAAGGGCTTCGAGGAGCGGCTGGCGCGGCAGGAGGAGCTGTCGGGCGCGGTGCGCGCGCTGCTGGAGGGCGGTGAGCCGGCCGCGGCCGTGAAGGCGCTGGCCAAGCGCTTCCCCGGGGACGCGAAGCTCCAGGGGCTGAAGGAGCGTGAGGCGCTGCTGGAGCACCTGGCGGAGACCTACAGCCTGTCCGAGCGGCTGGTGCGCAACCGGCGCGCGGTGGTGGGCGGTTTCTCCACGCGGCGGCTGCACCGCCACCCCGTGCAGCTCTCCGCCGAGGAACTGAAGACGCGGGACGCGGCGCTGGCGGCCCTGGCGGGCTCCTCGCTCCGGGGCGCGCCGCTGGCCAACGTGCTGCGGCGGCTGGAGTCGAGCTCCGCGGCGTTCGCGGGCGCGGTGGGCGCGAACCCGGTGCTCAAGGCGGCGAACCTCAAGCTGCCCGTGCGGGATGCGAAGCTCACCGCCTTCCTGGGCGTGCTGCGCGGCGTCTGGGCGCAGGAGCGGGACGCGAAGGTGCTGGTCTTCACCGAGAGCCGCGACACGCTGGAGGCGCTCCAGGCGGAGCTGGGGCGCGAGGGCATCGAGGCGCTCGGCTACCACGGAGACCTGCCGCTCGTGGAACGGGACCGGCAGGTGGCGCGCTTCCGGGACCCCGAGGGGCCGCTGGTGCTCTTGTGCACGGAGGTGGGCGGCGAGGGGCGCAACTTCCAGTTCGCGCACCACCTGGTGCACTACGACTTGCCGTGGAGCCCGGCGACGGTGGAGCAGCGCATCGGCCGCCTGGACCGCATCGGACAGTCGAAGCCGGTGGAGATCCACGTCTTCGAGCCCGCGGGGACGCTGGCCTCGGACGTGCTGATGATGCTGGCGGATGCGGTGGGGGTGTTCGGCGAGACGGTGGGCGGCCTGGACGCGGTGCTGGAGGAGGTGGAGCCCCGGCTGTCGGAGCTGGCGCTGCTGCCGCGCGAGGCGCGGGTGGCGTACGCGGCGGAGCTGAAGGCGAAGGTGGAGGCGGCGCGGGCGCAGGTGAAGCGCGCGTATGATCCGTTGCTGGACCTGCGCTCCTTCGACAAGCCGGCGGTGGAGCGGCTGGTGGCGCGGGCCCAGGCGCGCATGGGCATCGAGGAGGACGAGGACGAGGAGACGGGCGCGCTGGAGGATGGGCTGTGGGGCGTGGCCCGGGACTTGGACGAGCGGCTGGAGGAGACCGTCACGGAGCTGGCCAAGCGGGTGGGCATCCGGGTGGATACGGACGATGAGGTGGACGCGTTCCAGTGCGCGTTCCACTTCGGCCACGCGCTCAACGTGGAGGGCCTGCCGGGGCTGGACGTGATGGAGGACCGGACGGTGCTGGGCACCTTCTGGCGCGATACGGCGGTGGAGGCCGAGGAGCTGGAGTACTTCGCGACGGGCCACTCGCTGGTGGAGGCGCTGTTCGGCTTCCTGCGGGATGGGCCGTACGGGCGCAGCGGCTTCCGCTTCATCGAGAAGCGGGGGACGCTGAAGGCCAAGGGGCTGGAGTTCCTCTACCACGTGCAGTTGCCGGAGCCGGAGGACACCTCGCCGGGCGCGCGGGTGCCGAGCCGGCAGATCGCGCGCTTCCTGGAGCGGACGCTGCTGCACGTGGCGGTGGCGGAAGGGCAGGGCGGGCCGAAGGCGGAGCCGGGCCTGCTGTCCTCGCTAGAGGCGGACGGCAAGGCGCTCAAGGGCGACGAGGTGGCGCGCGCCTTCCCGGGCTTCAGCCTCTTCGTGGAGGCGGCGGTGCCGGTGGCCAAGAAGGCGGCGGAGGCGGAGCTGGGAAAGCTGGCGGCGAAGGCGAAGAAAGCCATCGAGGCCGAGCGGGACGCGGCCCTCTCCCGGATGAAGCTGTCCCTGGGCCACCAGGGCCTCTCGGACGAGGCGGTGCAGGAGCAGCTCGACGCGGAGAGCCTGCACTACGACCGGCTGCTCCGGGCACTGTCGGGGGCGAAGGTGACGCTCGACTCCGCCTGCGGCTTCGTCATCAACCGCTGA
- a CDS encoding cytochrome c3 family protein — MRGTNAPTVKGNAPGNAGSTLGVLLVALLLSTACGGPEALPEAQPAELGTGEALEAQAQALSEEGERRGSPKAALGVALEVEDGVGMPLRVRAGQTVYINQIDIRSSVAASRDEGLAGLVRSGDFAGLGWLGVRKVDEEFEILSGEEGYKRRRFYRNAAWMDLPSGFFVEPVDEAGRLTGAPIFLNAGQNGQRQDTDDFFVRRFRAIQWTYDCPALHDCTGASNYLEEALLELRNARTQAKQKTLVLNAKTQGLRLRWTLRPFSAYTIPVEQVAQPAYDYGFSMDVTPVTPPLKDGTYAPGTAVTFRLTLKDGSGKRLHPVGWLPTYNDVIFGANDAGIQYYRAFFDPTATYYRRKHRERMMMAQIIGPAQRIQPIRAIIDMDAFVDPAVDVQTISTAAQDGVFSQFRTFPSANKLFGGAFDPVHAAWAAPVSDTWTFTVPANAEPGTYLVTVKGRRVFLGEDIPSSKTVEIQVGTKQRTQPALTTGPCNSCHSEGGELSTVLHGNDNRAACAACHAPLGFELEGPVFVRVHFVHSRSERVDTSLAQCSKCHLTKQSVQRTSKAACLSCHKSYPKSHEQNFGPITSMYVGGGRESFQQCTSTCHTTHPQSGL, encoded by the coding sequence ATGCGTGGAACGAACGCACCGACCGTGAAGGGCAATGCTCCCGGCAACGCGGGCTCAACGCTGGGTGTGCTGCTGGTGGCACTGCTGCTGAGCACCGCCTGCGGCGGGCCCGAGGCACTCCCCGAGGCGCAGCCCGCGGAGCTGGGCACCGGCGAGGCGCTGGAGGCGCAGGCCCAGGCGCTCTCGGAGGAGGGCGAGCGGCGCGGCTCGCCGAAGGCGGCGCTGGGCGTGGCGCTGGAGGTGGAGGACGGGGTGGGCATGCCGCTGCGCGTGCGCGCCGGGCAGACGGTCTACATCAACCAGATCGACATCCGCTCCAGCGTGGCCGCCTCGAGGGACGAGGGGCTCGCGGGGCTGGTGCGCAGCGGCGACTTCGCGGGCCTGGGCTGGCTGGGCGTGCGCAAGGTGGATGAGGAGTTCGAAATCCTGAGCGGCGAGGAGGGCTACAAGCGCCGGCGCTTCTACCGGAACGCGGCGTGGATGGACCTGCCGAGCGGCTTCTTCGTGGAGCCGGTGGACGAGGCGGGCCGGCTCACCGGCGCGCCCATCTTCCTGAACGCCGGCCAGAACGGCCAGCGCCAGGACACCGACGACTTCTTCGTGCGCCGCTTCCGCGCCATCCAGTGGACGTATGACTGCCCGGCGCTGCACGACTGCACCGGCGCGTCCAACTACCTGGAGGAGGCGCTGCTGGAGCTGCGCAACGCCCGCACGCAGGCCAAGCAGAAGACCCTGGTGCTCAACGCGAAGACCCAGGGGCTGCGCCTGCGCTGGACGCTGCGCCCCTTTTCCGCGTACACCATCCCCGTGGAGCAAGTGGCCCAGCCGGCGTATGACTACGGCTTCTCCATGGACGTGACGCCCGTGACGCCGCCCCTCAAGGACGGCACCTACGCGCCCGGCACGGCCGTCACCTTCCGGCTGACCTTGAAGGATGGGTCGGGCAAGCGGCTCCACCCAGTGGGTTGGCTTCCCACGTACAATGATGTCATCTTTGGCGCCAACGACGCGGGCATCCAGTACTACCGCGCCTTCTTCGACCCGACCGCGACGTATTACCGCAGGAAACACCGCGAACGCATGATGATGGCGCAGATCATCGGCCCGGCGCAGCGCATCCAGCCCATCCGGGCCATCATCGACATGGACGCGTTCGTGGACCCCGCCGTGGACGTGCAGACCATCAGCACCGCGGCCCAGGATGGCGTCTTCTCCCAGTTCCGGACGTTTCCCAGCGCCAACAAGCTCTTCGGCGGCGCGTTCGATCCGGTGCACGCCGCCTGGGCCGCCCCGGTCAGCGACACGTGGACCTTCACCGTGCCCGCCAACGCCGAGCCCGGCACCTACCTGGTCACCGTCAAGGGCCGCCGCGTGTTCCTCGGCGAGGACATCCCGTCCAGCAAGACGGTGGAAATTCAGGTGGGCACGAAGCAGCGCACCCAACCGGCGCTCACCACGGGCCCGTGCAACAGCTGCCACAGCGAGGGCGGGGAGCTGTCCACGGTGCTGCACGGCAACGACAACCGCGCCGCGTGCGCCGCGTGCCACGCGCCCCTGGGCTTCGAGCTGGAGGGCCCCGTCTTCGTCCGCGTGCACTTCGTGCACAGCCGCTCCGAGCGGGTGGACACCTCCTTGGCGCAGTGCAGCAAGTGCCACCTGACGAAGCAGAGCGTGCAGCGCACCAGCAAGGCCGCGTGCCTCTCGTGCCACAAGAGCTACCCGAAGAGCCACGAGCAGAACTTTGGCCCCATCACGAGCATGTACGTGGGCGGGGGCCGCGAATCCTTCCAGCAGTGCACCAGTACCTGCCACACTACACACCCGCAGAGCGGCCTCTAG